A portion of the Faecalibacterium sp. I3-3-89 genome contains these proteins:
- a CDS encoding DUF6011 domain-containing protein: MAEQNLFCLCGRCSRKLRSAAARRVGMGSTCCRKETGKTIAQLLKELDEQEAAAAAEQQEPDTQA; the protein is encoded by the coding sequence ATGGCTGAACAGAACCTTTTCTGCCTCTGCGGCAGATGCTCGCGCAAGCTGCGCAGCGCGGCTGCCCGTCGCGTCGGTATGGGCTCGACCTGCTGCCGCAAGGAGACAGGCAAGACCATCGCCCAGTTGCTCAAGGAGCTGGACGAGCAGGAGGCCGCAGCAGCGGCAGAGCAGCAGGAGCCGGATACACAGGCATAA